The genomic interval ACTTCGATGCAATGTTCATCCCGATAACGGAAAATAAATTCACCCAGTTCATCAACTTTCGGACTTTTCTCATCCAAATCAAGCACAAACGTCTCTACATCAAGCTTATTCAAAAGAGCCCGCATGGATGTATTTTCAATAATTTTGCCGTGATCGATGATGGCAATATTGCGACATAACTGCTCGGCTTCTTCTAAGTAGTGGGTGGTCAATAAAATTGTGGTGCCACTTCGGTTTAGCTCGATCAGAAAATCCCACATGGAACGACGAAGCTCAATGTCCACACCGGCGGTTGGCTCGTCCAACACCAGTAGCTTCGGCGAATGCATCAGAGCGCGTGCAATCATCAGGCGGCGCTTCATACCCCCGGACAACATTCGTGCTTGTGTGTT from Gammaproteobacteria bacterium carries:
- a CDS encoding ABC transporter ATP-binding protein, whose translation is MQALEISGLKKTYQNGVQALRGIDLQIAPGDFFALLGPNGAGKSTTIGILASLVTKTAGEVRIFGHDLVKDRVRAKSCIGLVPQEFNFSVFETCEQIVVNQAGYYGVPRNEAKKRAKMLLGELGLWEKRNTQARMLSGGMKRRLMIARALMHSPKLLVLDEPTAGVDIELRRSMWDFLIELNRSGTTILLTTHYLEEAEQLCRNIAIIDHGKIIENTSMRALLNKLDVETFVLDLDEKSPKVDELGEFIFRYRDEHCIEV